The Aquificaceae bacterium genomic sequence AACTGTAGGAGGCAGAGATGCGTGTAAAGGGTCCATCCTCAAGGAAGTTTAAGAAGAAGATACTAAAGCTGGCAAAGGGCTTTAGAGGTCAGCGTAAGAACGTATACAGAAGGGCAAAGGAATATGTCTTTAGGGCTCTTCAGTATCAGTATAGAGATAGAAGGCAAAGAAAGAGACAGTTTAGAAGGCTCTGGATTGCTCGTATAAACGCAGCGGTCAGGGCTCATGGACTTTCCTATAGCAAGTTTATGCACGGGCTTTCAAAGGCTGGTATAAACCTAAACAGGAAGATGCTCGCAGAAATGGCAGTGAGAGACCCAGAAGGATTCTCCAAGATAGTGGAAAAGGCAAAGGAAGCGCTGGCACAACCTGTATGATAGATTTTCAGAAAGTTCAAGAAGAGCTTGAAGGTAGTATAGAGGCTGTAAAAGACCTCAGCCAACTGCAACAGCTCAAGGCAAAATATCTCGGGAAAAGTGGTCTCATAACCCAAGCCATAGCACGCATAAGGGAAGTGCCACCAGAAGAAAGAAAAGAATACGGGCTTAGGGTAAACAGGCTAAAGGAATTTGCGGAAGAGCTATTCAAGAAAAAGGAAGAGGAGCTCAAAGCCCTTGAGATTGAAAAGAAACTCTCTCAAGAGTGGATTGACCTTTCTGTGCCTCTTGAGACAGAACTTGGAAGCCTTCATCCTATAACTCAGACCATGAAAAGAATAAGGGACATCTTTGTTAGTATGGGTTTTTCTGTAATGGAAGGTCCAGAGATAGAGCTTGAAGAGTATAACTTTGACATGTTAAACATTCCGAAGGAGCATCCTGCAAGAGAGATGCAGGACACCTTCTATGTAAACAAAGAGGGCTATCTCTTAAGGACGCACACCTCTCCTGTCCAAATAAGAGCCATGCTATCTCAGAAACCACCCATATATATGATAGCACCGGGCAAGGTCTACAGAAGAGATGACGACCCAACCCATTCGCCTATGTTTCACCAAGTGGAAGGGCTTGCGGTAGATAGAGATATAAGCTTTGGACACATGAAATACACTATAGAGACCTTTTTGAAAGAATTTTTTGAAGTGGATGTGCCTGTCCGTTTTAGGGCTTCTTACTTTCCTTTTACAGAGCCTTCTGCAGAAGTAGACATAGGCTGTGTTATATGTGGTGGTAGTGGGTGTAGAGTTTGCAAAGAAAGCGGGTGGCTTGAGGTGATGGGCTGTGGCATGGTTCACCCTCAAGTCCTTAAAAATTGCCAAATAGACCCAGAAGAGTATCAAGGTTTTGCCTTTGGTATGGGTGTAGAAAGGCTTGCCATGCTCTACTTTGGCATAGACAACATAAAGCTCTTTTATGAAAACAACCTAAGGTTTCTCAAACAATTTTAGTTATGTTAGAAGACTTCACACCACAGGAGAGGAAGGTAGTTCTTAGCATAACCTTTGCGGTTATGGTGCGTATGCTCGGTCTTTTCTTGCTTCTTCCTGTTCTTTCTCCTTACCTTAGGACTCTTGAAGGAGCTACTCCAACGCTTATTGGTCTTGCCATAGGCATATACGGTCTTGCACAAGCCCTGCTTCAGATACCCTTCGGATATCTCTCCGATAAGTATGGAAGAAAGCCCATTATCTTTGTAGGCATGATTACATACGCTCTTGGGAGTTTTATGGCTGGTCTTGTGTCAAACATATGGAGCATGGTCTTTGCCCGTTTCCTACAAGGTTTTGGTGCGGTATCCTCTGCTATGATAGCTCTTTCTGCGGACCTTACAAGGGAAGAGGTAAGGACAAGAGCCTTTGCCCACATAGGTGCTTCCATAGGGCTTAGCTTTGCTTTGAGCTTAACAGTAGCTCCAGTTCTTGCTGGCAAGTTTGGAGTTCCCTTTCTCTTTTTCCTTACTGCCTTTTTGAGCCTTGTGGCAACCGCATTGCTTATGCTAAAAGTTCCTGAGCCTTCCCAGAGGTCTAAAGAGCGGGAAATAAACCCATCTATAAAAAACATCACTCTTCTCCTCACAGACAGAAACCAGCTCTTTCTTAACTTCTCCATAGCTCTGACTCATGCCCTTATGGTCCTTATATTTACCGTAGTGCCTTATGAGCTTGTGTATCTGCATAACTATCCTAAAATAAAGCATTGGGAGATATACTTACCTACGATAGTTATAGCCCTTGCCATCATGGTCCCTGCGGTAATACTTGCAGAAAAGAGAGGTAGGTTTAAAGAGGTGTTTATGCTTGCGGTTATGTTCCTTGGATTTTCCTTTCTTTCCTTTACCTTTATTGAAAACTTCTGGGGGATAGTTTTTATGGTGCTTTTCTTTTTCATAGGCTTTAACATACTTGAGGCTCTTGTGCCGTCCCTACTTACAAGGCTAACACACAAAGACCTGAGAGGTCTTTCTCTTGGATTTTTCAACACTACCCAGTTTCTTGGAGCTTTTGCAGGTGGTATGTGGGGAGGCTATGTATTAAAGCATGGCTATATGTATATGATAAGCCTTGCACTTCTTTTGGTGTCCATATGGGGACTGTTTGCTCTTTTATGGTTTAAAGACTTGAAACTGCCTCTAAAATTAGAAACTACAAAGGGGTAGGTGTTAAGATGCTGTTAACTACTCTTGAGTTAGCTAAGCTTCTTGGAGGAAGGCATATTGGGAAGCCTGCTTCTTTTAGTGGTTTCTCAATAGACAGCAGAAGCGTGCAAGAGGGTCAGCTATTTGTGGCAATAAAAGGCAAGGTCCACGATGGACATGACTATGCCTTGCAGGCAATTCAGAAGGGAGCGGTGGGGGTTATCTGTGAGAGAGAGCTTGAGCTTCCTAAGGATACTCCTCAAATAGTGGTGGAAAGTGCCTTGGAAGCTCTAAGAAGGTTTGCGAGTTGGAAAAGAGAAAACTTTAAGGGAAAGGTTGTTGCCATTGCAGGGTCTGCAGGCAAAACCACTACGAAGGAACTTACCGCCTTTTTGCTTTCTAAGGTAGGAAGGGTTTGCAAAACGCCCAGAAACTACAATTCTCAAATCGGTGTCCCTCTCTCTGTAGCTAACTTTGAAGAGGATTGTGATTTCTGGGTTGTAGAGATGGGTGCAAGCCAAAAGGGAGATGTAAAGAGGCTCGTGGAACTGGTAAAGCCACACATAAGGGCAATAACTGCCATAGGCGAAGAGCATCTTGAGACCTTTGGATGCCTTGATGATGTGGTGCTTGGAAACGGCGAAGTGTTTTACCAGATGCAGGAGGAAGATTGTGGCATATGCCCTGCTTATGTATCTCACTGCTACCATATACCCAGAAAGTTGGTTTTTGGAGATGGCAAGTTCAAAGCGAAAGACCTAAAGCTTTCCGAGGAGGGTGTGAGCTTTATAGTGGACGGAGTGCAAGTCTTTATTCCAGTGCCAAGTCTTGCGATAGTAGAGAATACCCTCTGTGCCCTCGCCATACTTGAGGCTTTGGGAATAGACTGGAAGGGTCTTTGTGGACACCTTGCGGACTTTCATCCAGTGGAAGGTCGCTTTCGTATCCTAAGGAAGCAAAACCTACTACTCATAGATGACACATATAACGCAAACCCTCCTTCTGTAAGGATGGCTCTGAGAAGTTTGAGCCTTTTCAATGATAAAAAAATTGCGGTCTTAGGTGATATGTTAGAGCTTGGAGCGGACTCTGAGAAATACCATAGGGAAGTGGGAAGGCTTTGTGCAGAGCTTGGTATAGATGTTTGCCTTTTCTTTGGAGAGAATATGAGGCATGCCTATGAAGAGTGTAGAAAACTTAAGGAAGAGTGCTTCTTTTTTAAATCTCATGAGCAAATCCTTCGCTGGCTTCTTTGGAATGTTCATGAAAAAGCTGTTATACTTTTTAAAGGTTCAAGAGGTATGAGTATGGAGCAGTTAGTGGAGGGGATGATTAATGGCAAAGCTTGTTGATGTTTATAAGATACTTGAAGGTGGTATCCTCTTCCATACAAGGCTTGAGAAACTCAAATATCAGGAAGGAATGCTTTATCTGAAGACGACACCCTTGGCAGGAAGGTTTATATTGACAGGAGACACTATAAACCTTGGATACATGAACTTCGTTATTCCGGGAACAGTGGTAGAGAAAAGCAACCAGATAATAGTAAACATTTTCTACACAGGCGAAGGGAAACTTGGAGATAGAAGCAAGCCAAGAGTTCCAGTCCAAAAGGACAAGGTCTTTGTGGTTCTTCTTAAAATTGACGGTAGCTTCCGTGCTTTTATGCCTCTTGATATATCAGAAGGTGGTTTCTCTCTTGTGGTGACAGATACCTCCATAATACCAGAAATGCTAAATAAGAGATTAGATTTCAAAATTACGGGTAGGGAAGAGCTTTCGGGAGTATCTGGTAGTGCAAGGCTTGTAGGTATAATGGAGGAAAAAACATTTATTTCAAAGCTAACTTTTGAAATAGATGTGGACGATGCAAGTTCTGCGAAGATTAGGTTATACGTTATAAATGCTATTAATAGGTTGTTGAGCGATGTTTGACGTATTAGAATATAGTGATATAATTATATGGTGATAAACCATGAGAATAGCGGTTCTCCTTATAACGCTTTTGAGCTTGGCTTTGGCAAGGGAGCTTGAACTAAGAGAGGCTATAGAGCTCGCCATTAGAAACAATTACCTTATAAAGTCCGCACAGAGAGATATTAAGGCTCAGGAGCTGGAGCTAAAGGCGGCAAGGGGTGCTTTCTTTCCCAGAATAAAGGTGGAAGAGACCTTCACAAGAACCGATATGCCAGCCTATGCCTTTATGAGTAAGCTCAATCAGGAAAGGATAACTATGCAAGACTTTGACCCTGCAAGACTAAACAACCCAAAGGCTATAAACAACTTTGAGACAAGGTTTACCCTTGAAGTTCCCATATGGCTTGGTGGCAAGGTGCAGTCTGCGCAGAAAATGGCGGAGTATGAATACAGAGCTGTGAGCCTTGAGGCGGAAAGAAGGAAAGAAGAGGTTATAAGGCAAGTATACAACGCTTACATGGATGCGGTGCTTGCCAAAGAAAGCATCAAGGTCGCAGAGCAGGCAGTCAAAGATGCAATGGAGCATCTTAGGCTCGCAGAGCAGATGCATAAGGTTGGTCTTGCATTGCTCTCTGACGTGTTAAGAGCAAAGGTATACCTCTCAAAGGCTGAGGAAAACTTACAGAAGGCTATAAGAGGCTATCAGACCGCAAAGAAGGGTCTTGAGCTTGTGGTGGGTGTTCCTCTTGGAGACTTTGAGGTTCAAGAAGTAGCACACTGCCCACAGATAGATATAAACTATCTAAGAGAAAAGGTTCAAAATAGAAAAGACATAAAGGCTCTTGAAGAAAGGCTTAAGATGCTTGAAGAAGCCTACAGGTTTACCCTTTCAGATAACCTGCCACAAGTTTTTGCCTTTGCACAGTATTTTCTTAACTCAAAGGACCATCCCTTTGGTGCGGACGGCAAGGGCTATCTCGCAGGTGTAAGCGTGTCCTGGACCTTTGACACAGGGCTTACAACCCTAAGAAGGGCTCAGGCAAACTTAGAGAGGAGAGCAAGCCTTCAGGAAAGGTTAAAGCTCCTTAGGGATTCTGCGCTCTTTGACCTCAATAGGTCTTATGCGGAGTATGAAAACGCACTTGACATGTTAAGGTCTGCAGAAGACAGAATAAGGGCAAGTCAAGAGGTTCTAAGGATTATGGAGCTAAGATACAGGAACGGACTTGCCAGAATGGTAGATATTTTGGACGCTCAAACGGAGCTTGATAAGGCAAGACTTGAAAGAGTTCAGGCAATAAACGCATGCCATAAGGCTTATATGGAGGTCCTTTACAGTGCAGGTTATGTGGAGGAGGTGAAGAGATGAAAGGATGGATAAAGTATGCGTTATTTGTCTTGGTAATACTTGCCATGGTAGTATGGCTTGGGGGATTCCTCACAAAGAAGGAAAAGGCTGGTGAAATCTCCAAAGAAGCAAAGGTGGTTCATGGTATAAGCATTGGCACTGTGGAAAAGCTCTCAGAAGTTCTAAGTCCATATACTGGTCAGATAGTAGCGGACAAAAGAGTAGAGGTTTCCTCCAGAATTATGGGAAGGGTAAAGAGCGTTCTTGTTAAGGAGGGCGATAGCGTAAGGCTTGGTCAACTTCTTGTAAGCATAGATGCGGAAGACATTCAGGCTCAAATAGAGGCA encodes the following:
- the rplT gene encoding 50S ribosomal protein L20; the protein is MRVKGPSSRKFKKKILKLAKGFRGQRKNVYRRAKEYVFRALQYQYRDRRQRKRQFRRLWIARINAAVRAHGLSYSKFMHGLSKAGINLNRKMLAEMAVRDPEGFSKIVEKAKEALAQPV
- the pheS gene encoding phenylalanine--tRNA ligase subunit alpha; protein product: MIDFQKVQEELEGSIEAVKDLSQLQQLKAKYLGKSGLITQAIARIREVPPEERKEYGLRVNRLKEFAEELFKKKEEELKALEIEKKLSQEWIDLSVPLETELGSLHPITQTMKRIRDIFVSMGFSVMEGPEIELEEYNFDMLNIPKEHPAREMQDTFYVNKEGYLLRTHTSPVQIRAMLSQKPPIYMIAPGKVYRRDDDPTHSPMFHQVEGLAVDRDISFGHMKYTIETFLKEFFEVDVPVRFRASYFPFTEPSAEVDIGCVICGGSGCRVCKESGWLEVMGCGMVHPQVLKNCQIDPEEYQGFAFGMGVERLAMLYFGIDNIKLFYENNLRFLKQF
- a CDS encoding MFS transporter, which translates into the protein MLEDFTPQERKVVLSITFAVMVRMLGLFLLLPVLSPYLRTLEGATPTLIGLAIGIYGLAQALLQIPFGYLSDKYGRKPIIFVGMITYALGSFMAGLVSNIWSMVFARFLQGFGAVSSAMIALSADLTREEVRTRAFAHIGASIGLSFALSLTVAPVLAGKFGVPFLFFLTAFLSLVATALLMLKVPEPSQRSKEREINPSIKNITLLLTDRNQLFLNFSIALTHALMVLIFTVVPYELVYLHNYPKIKHWEIYLPTIVIALAIMVPAVILAEKRGRFKEVFMLAVMFLGFSFLSFTFIENFWGIVFMVLFFFIGFNILEALVPSLLTRLTHKDLRGLSLGFFNTTQFLGAFAGGMWGGYVLKHGYMYMISLALLLVSIWGLFALLWFKDLKLPLKLETTKG
- the murF gene encoding UDP-N-acetylmuramoyl-tripeptide--D-alanyl-D-alanine ligase produces the protein MLLTTLELAKLLGGRHIGKPASFSGFSIDSRSVQEGQLFVAIKGKVHDGHDYALQAIQKGAVGVICERELELPKDTPQIVVESALEALRRFASWKRENFKGKVVAIAGSAGKTTTKELTAFLLSKVGRVCKTPRNYNSQIGVPLSVANFEEDCDFWVVEMGASQKGDVKRLVELVKPHIRAITAIGEEHLETFGCLDDVVLGNGEVFYQMQEEDCGICPAYVSHCYHIPRKLVFGDGKFKAKDLKLSEEGVSFIVDGVQVFIPVPSLAIVENTLCALAILEALGIDWKGLCGHLADFHPVEGRFRILRKQNLLLIDDTYNANPPSVRMALRSLSLFNDKKIAVLGDMLELGADSEKYHREVGRLCAELGIDVCLFFGENMRHAYEECRKLKEECFFFKSHEQILRWLLWNVHEKAVILFKGSRGMSMEQLVEGMINGKAC
- a CDS encoding TolC family protein, giving the protein MRIAVLLITLLSLALARELELREAIELAIRNNYLIKSAQRDIKAQELELKAARGAFFPRIKVEETFTRTDMPAYAFMSKLNQERITMQDFDPARLNNPKAINNFETRFTLEVPIWLGGKVQSAQKMAEYEYRAVSLEAERRKEEVIRQVYNAYMDAVLAKESIKVAEQAVKDAMEHLRLAEQMHKVGLALLSDVLRAKVYLSKAEENLQKAIRGYQTAKKGLELVVGVPLGDFEVQEVAHCPQIDINYLREKVQNRKDIKALEERLKMLEEAYRFTLSDNLPQVFAFAQYFLNSKDHPFGADGKGYLAGVSVSWTFDTGLTTLRRAQANLERRASLQERLKLLRDSALFDLNRSYAEYENALDMLRSAEDRIRASQEVLRIMELRYRNGLARMVDILDAQTELDKARLERVQAINACHKAYMEVLYSAGYVEEVKR